One region of Psychrobacter sp. DAB_AL43B genomic DNA includes:
- the mprF gene encoding bifunctional lysylphosphatidylglycerol flippase/synthetase MprF, with amino-acid sequence MNIKNIKFNWHWLLAVVAIVMFALASKSLFHMAHTLDIAQMKSVILATPPLTMLKAVSVVIAAYALLSVYDLIAVRYLNTKIPYPKILNTSLTAFSIGHTLGVSMLSAGAVRFRYYGKYGIESAKIANIILLVSLAFSYGMMTVIGLSLLINPHMLSQLLTNIAWLANIPPLVFKAIGFIILLSIAASLIFAGKSGRAFAIKNWQLHLPPATVLFRLIVLAVIDIALVAYIIHMLIPASTVSYLEVFSAYVQAITVGIISHVPGGLGVFELTMVASLPKVDKTTLLSVLLLFRILYYLIPFMLGILSFVLHEAYIRSGLDANKKRRILPSIWIPQLLALATAGLGIVMLIVSILPPVANRELLLGEFIPIPIIETSYLLNTLMGFALLVLARGLYQRLNGAWHISMWLLGASIVTLMVKHLEVEVAVICALLFGVAYFNRRYFNRQSHLMSLRLNSQTLVLLSVFLISLFWVGMYVHRHEDYSPDLWWTVSGDGGARFLRSYAMLAILTIAYVLFSLIRFKKPSPSLPTPIELAQAEQVARKSAYSVANLSLLGDKQLLFSDSGNSFIMYQTHGRSWIVMSDPIGDDSEFGALIETFIELCQSFGGTCVFYEVSNRYRHLFNNNGIQLLKIGEEAIVNLDAFNLQGSKNSKFRQVISRGMKDGLSFEVVPQAQIPTLLGDLKAVSDIWLGDKKSAEKGFSLGYFDENYLKHFDCAVVKYQGDIVAFANLWQSGHLNELSIDLMRYKEVQNSEGKAIKSMMDYLFISLFMWGKEAGFHSFSLGMAPFTGFEVQPKPIVESHSLEDSTSKDNDSNNEALKTMSQHIIDGKYMEMPTEAEAIGPKWRYVTNTVTKYGKTYYNFTGLRHFKEKFNPEWEPRYVGIETGLRAGMKPIKGLTDTTLLISGGLGSLVKN; translated from the coding sequence ATGAATATAAAAAACATAAAGTTTAATTGGCATTGGTTATTAGCCGTTGTTGCTATCGTGATGTTTGCCTTAGCATCCAAGTCGTTGTTTCATATGGCGCATACCTTAGATATAGCGCAGATGAAATCTGTCATTTTGGCAACGCCGCCATTAACGATGTTGAAAGCAGTTTCAGTGGTCATAGCCGCTTACGCGCTACTGAGCGTTTATGATCTAATAGCGGTGCGTTATCTAAATACTAAAATACCTTACCCTAAGATATTAAATACCTCGCTCACTGCTTTTTCAATTGGCCACACTTTAGGGGTGTCGATGCTATCGGCAGGCGCGGTACGCTTTCGCTATTATGGCAAGTACGGTATTGAAAGTGCGAAGATTGCCAATATTATCTTGTTGGTATCTTTAGCATTTAGTTATGGCATGATGACGGTGATCGGACTATCACTACTCATAAATCCACATATGCTCTCACAGTTGCTTACCAATATAGCTTGGCTCGCAAATATACCGCCATTAGTGTTCAAAGCGATCGGGTTTATTATTCTGCTATCGATTGCTGCCAGTCTGATATTTGCTGGCAAGTCAGGACGAGCGTTTGCTATAAAAAACTGGCAATTGCATCTGCCACCAGCTACGGTATTGTTTAGACTTATCGTGCTTGCCGTTATTGATATCGCATTAGTAGCTTATATCATTCATATGCTAATACCTGCCAGCACAGTGAGTTATCTAGAGGTTTTCTCAGCTTACGTTCAAGCTATTACGGTAGGTATTATCAGTCATGTGCCTGGCGGACTGGGCGTGTTTGAGCTAACGATGGTGGCTTCATTACCTAAGGTGGATAAAACCACGTTATTATCCGTGCTGCTCTTATTTCGTATTCTTTATTACCTTATTCCCTTTATGTTGGGGATATTATCGTTTGTCTTACATGAAGCCTATATTCGCTCAGGTCTGGATGCAAATAAAAAACGCAGAATTCTCCCTAGTATATGGATTCCTCAGCTCCTTGCTTTGGCAACAGCGGGTTTGGGTATAGTCATGTTGATAGTTAGTATCTTGCCGCCCGTGGCTAATCGAGAGCTATTACTGGGTGAGTTCATACCGATACCCATTATCGAGACGTCCTATCTTCTCAACACGCTTATGGGATTTGCTTTACTGGTATTAGCACGTGGATTGTATCAACGTCTCAATGGCGCATGGCATATATCAATGTGGTTATTGGGTGCATCAATAGTGACTTTAATGGTCAAGCACTTAGAAGTCGAAGTGGCGGTTATTTGTGCCTTATTGTTCGGCGTGGCCTATTTTAATCGACGTTACTTTAATCGTCAGTCTCATTTGATGAGCTTACGTTTAAACTCACAAACTCTAGTTTTATTGTCGGTATTTTTAATCAGTCTGTTTTGGGTTGGTATGTATGTCCATCGTCATGAAGACTATAGCCCTGATCTATGGTGGACAGTATCAGGTGATGGAGGAGCACGCTTTTTGCGCTCATACGCCATGCTTGCCATCTTAACCATCGCCTATGTATTGTTCAGCCTCATTCGATTTAAAAAACCATCTCCAAGCCTCCCCACTCCAATTGAGCTTGCCCAAGCTGAGCAAGTTGCTCGTAAATCTGCCTACTCAGTTGCAAACTTAAGCTTGCTGGGTGATAAGCAACTGCTATTTAGTGACTCGGGTAATAGCTTTATCATGTATCAAACTCATGGTAGAAGCTGGATTGTTATGTCTGACCCCATTGGTGATGACAGTGAGTTTGGTGCTTTGATTGAGACATTCATTGAATTATGCCAAAGTTTTGGTGGGACTTGTGTCTTTTATGAAGTCAGCAATAGATATCGGCATTTATTCAACAACAATGGCATACAACTGCTAAAAATCGGTGAAGAAGCTATTGTTAACTTAGATGCCTTTAACTTACAAGGAAGCAAAAACTCTAAATTCCGTCAAGTGATCAGTCGTGGTATGAAAGACGGGCTGAGCTTTGAAGTCGTGCCACAGGCGCAAATCCCAACATTACTTGGAGATTTGAAAGCAGTTTCTGATATTTGGTTAGGCGATAAAAAATCAGCAGAAAAAGGATTTTCACTGGGGTATTTTGATGAAAACTATTTGAAGCATTTTGATTGTGCAGTGGTGAAATATCAAGGGGACATCGTGGCTTTCGCCAATCTTTGGCAAAGCGGTCATCTGAATGAGTTGTCCATTGATTTGATGCGTTATAAAGAGGTGCAAAATAGCGAAGGCAAAGCTATTAAAAGTATGATGGACTATTTATTTATTAGCTTGTTTATGTGGGGCAAAGAGGCAGGCTTTCATTCTTTTAGTTTAGGAATGGCACCCTTTACTGGGTTCGAGGTTCAGCCTAAGCCTATCGTTGAAAGTCATTCTTTAGAAGATAGTACTTCAAAAGATAATGACTCAAACAACGAAGCATTAAAAACTATGAGTCAGCATATTATAGATGGTAAATACATGGAGATGCCAACAGAAGCTGAAGCTATCGGACCTAAATGGCGCTATGTAACCAATACCGTTACCAAATACGGCAAAACTTATTATAACTTTACAGGACTGCGTCACTTTAAAGAAAAATTCAATCCTGAGTGGGAACCGCGTTATGTAGGGATTGAAACGGGGCTCAGAGCAGGCATGAAACCTATTAAAGGTTTAACCGATACCACCTTACTTATCTCTGGTGGGCTAGGTAGTTTGGTTAAAAATTAA
- a CDS encoding PepSY domain-containing protein, with translation MKKLSMLSKSAIVVVSALVIGTGIGTIAIASGQIPAISGAETSDAVAIAKSKISLEQAIVMAQKTVKGDLISAEFDQNDYMAGDEFEVKFIDGDMEHEVKIDASSGKILKTKQEKLDAEDLAEYKALKQAKISLTQAMQKATQSDNGKMNGKIIEAEFDFDNGIPAYEIEMAKGVEIHKLVIDSINGQVISSQLDYDD, from the coding sequence ATGAAAAAGTTATCAATGCTAAGCAAATCAGCAATCGTTGTCGTGAGCGCCCTAGTTATCGGCACTGGTATCGGTACCATCGCTATCGCCTCAGGGCAAATACCCGCTATTTCAGGGGCTGAGACCAGTGACGCGGTCGCGATTGCCAAAAGTAAAATCAGTCTAGAGCAAGCCATCGTTATGGCGCAGAAAACAGTTAAAGGGGACTTAATTAGCGCTGAATTTGACCAAAACGACTATATGGCAGGTGATGAGTTTGAAGTTAAATTTATTGACGGGGACATGGAGCATGAAGTAAAAATTGATGCCAGTAGCGGTAAAATCTTAAAGACCAAACAAGAAAAACTTGATGCGGAAGATTTAGCAGAATACAAAGCTTTGAAACAGGCTAAAATCAGTCTAACCCAAGCCATGCAAAAAGCAACGCAAAGCGACAATGGCAAAATGAATGGCAAAATTATTGAGGCAGAGTTTGATTTTGATAACGGCATACCCGCTTATGAGATTGAAATGGCTAAAGGGGTGGAAATACACAAACTGGTAATCGACAGCATAAATGGTCAGGTTATCAGCAGTCAGTTAGACTATGATGATTGA
- a CDS encoding response regulator: protein MRVLVVEDDLMIGESLNEALQDEAYTVDWVKDGRQAILTLRVQPYDIILLDLGLPEVDGMGVLTAIRDAKIETPVLILTARDQLKDRIAGLDSGADDYVVKPFELGEVFARMRVLIRRAQGKADNQVAVGNLTLDTAHKRVMMESNPVDLTAKEYMLLM from the coding sequence ATGCGAGTATTAGTAGTCGAAGATGACTTGATGATTGGCGAAAGTCTGAATGAAGCATTGCAAGATGAAGCTTATACGGTCGATTGGGTTAAAGATGGTCGTCAAGCCATACTGACATTAAGGGTGCAACCTTATGACATCATCTTGTTAGATTTGGGCTTGCCAGAGGTTGATGGCATGGGCGTATTAACTGCTATTCGCGACGCTAAGATTGAAACACCAGTATTGATACTCACCGCGCGTGATCAATTAAAAGACAGAATTGCAGGATTAGATTCAGGGGCTGATGATTACGTCGTCAAGCCTTTTGAATTAGGAGAAGTCTTTGCACGGATGAGGGTACTGATACGACGCGCCCAAGGCAAGGCTGACAATCAAGTTGCCGTTGGCAATCTAACTCTAGATACCGCGCACAAACGAGTCATGATGGAGAGCAATCCTGTAGATTTAACCGCTAAAGAATATATGCTCCTCATGTAG
- a CDS encoding winged helix-turn-helix domain-containing protein, whose product MSKNALEDSLYGWGDEVESNAIEFLIHSLRKKIGQDRIKNVRGLGWYISNA is encoded by the coding sequence ATGTCTAAAAATGCGCTTGAAGATTCGTTATATGGCTGGGGTGATGAAGTTGAAAGCAACGCCATTGAGTTCTTGATTCATAGCTTACGTAAAAAAATCGGACAAGATAGAATCAAAAATGTTCGCGGCTTGGGTTGGTATATCAGTAATGCCTAA
- a CDS encoding ATP-binding protein, producing MIKLHKLFHSLQFQLILWSVLSLLLLAIGAGGYGFWYSYNELNDFQDDSLKSMSALLEQTLDVKAADSTTLLEPNIHFDTDDDDGSITVDVINTAISSPLVYNSSLDNNGDNSKHDNDDTNHHNDEDFNDLTLEDLPAIAEGLSTQTIDDKVWRVYRSNDADRVVIVRQRTEFQDDLARSSALQSFLPLIIGMAFLILLLPFIMWRMMKPVRQLQKEIEERRENDLDPLPVSNLPSELLPLAESLNRLLALVKVSIERQQRFIADAAHELRSPLTAISLQLQRLQRIATDSVMSEGLDKLAIRLKRNQSLVEQLLTLARAGNINTALGAEDTLTSVKFIIEQVIGLLIPIADNKNIELTVDLQSNRKINMDETSLLVLVKNLIQNAIVYTPANGQVIVKLFQLEQNSGSIQKSVLDVQYNFGSQVIHSGKLNDSSKTLSSRLILQIIDSGAGIYPSDYKTVFDPFVRLNQVNNKADQLSNSMSDNTSHSRSDSTSNTSQEIQGTGLGLSIVKSICEQAGIDVFMDDSTATIPSQNNNKGLCITLVF from the coding sequence ATGATTAAACTCCATAAGCTCTTTCACTCGCTACAGTTCCAACTTATCCTTTGGTCTGTTCTATCTTTATTGCTACTCGCCATAGGCGCTGGTGGTTATGGGTTTTGGTATAGCTATAACGAGCTTAACGACTTTCAAGATGACAGTTTAAAAAGCATGTCAGCGTTACTTGAGCAAACGCTTGATGTCAAAGCAGCTGACTCTACTACGTTGCTTGAACCCAACATTCATTTTGATACCGATGATGACGATGGCAGTATCACCGTCGATGTTATTAATACGGCAATATCATCACCGCTCGTCTATAACTCTTCTCTCGACAATAATGGCGATAACAGTAAGCACGATAATGATGATACCAATCACCATAATGATGAGGACTTTAACGATCTGACATTAGAGGACCTGCCTGCTATAGCAGAGGGTTTAAGTACTCAAACCATAGATGACAAAGTATGGCGCGTATATCGTAGTAATGATGCAGATAGAGTGGTTATAGTACGCCAACGTACTGAGTTTCAAGATGATCTCGCCAGATCTAGTGCATTGCAGTCTTTTTTGCCCTTAATCATAGGCATGGCATTTTTGATACTATTACTGCCCTTTATCATGTGGCGAATGATGAAGCCTGTACGCCAATTACAAAAGGAGATTGAAGAGCGTCGTGAAAATGACTTAGACCCTCTGCCAGTGAGTAATCTGCCTTCCGAGCTGTTGCCACTAGCTGAATCGTTGAATAGATTATTGGCACTGGTCAAGGTCAGTATAGAGCGTCAGCAACGCTTTATCGCAGATGCTGCGCACGAACTACGCTCGCCATTGACGGCAATATCGCTACAGCTACAACGATTGCAGCGAATAGCCACTGATAGTGTGATGTCTGAAGGTTTAGATAAACTGGCTATACGATTAAAGCGTAATCAAAGCTTGGTTGAGCAGCTATTGACACTTGCACGTGCTGGTAATATCAATACGGCGCTCGGTGCCGAAGATACATTAACCTCTGTTAAATTTATAATCGAACAAGTCATCGGTTTACTCATCCCTATTGCTGATAATAAAAATATAGAGCTTACGGTTGATCTACAATCTAACCGTAAAATAAATATGGATGAAACGTCATTATTAGTTCTAGTCAAAAACCTGATTCAAAACGCTATTGTTTACACGCCAGCTAATGGTCAAGTCATCGTTAAGCTGTTCCAGCTTGAGCAAAACTCAGGCAGCATACAAAAATCGGTTTTAGATGTTCAGTATAATTTTGGCTCACAAGTGATTCACTCTGGGAAGCTGAACGACTCATCTAAAACATTGAGTAGCAGATTAATATTGCAAATAATAGATTCAGGCGCAGGCATTTATCCTAGCGATTATAAAACTGTTTTTGACCCTTTTGTACGGCTCAATCAGGTGAATAATAAAGCTGACCAGCTCAGCAATAGCATGAGCGATAATACAAGCCATTCAAGATCAGATAGCACTAGCAATACTTCACAAGAAATACAGGGAACAGGCCTAGGACTCTCTATCGTCAAGTCAATCTGTGAGCAAGCAGGTATCGATGTTTTTATGGATGATTCTACTGCGACCATTCCAAGTCAAAACAACAATAAAGGACTATGCATCACCTTAGTTTTCTAA
- a CDS encoding catalase, producing the protein MSDRALPRSFGMMEGFGIHSYRFIKPQY; encoded by the coding sequence ATGAGTGATCGTGCGCTGCCACGTAGCTTCGGTATGATGGAAGGTTTTGGTATTCACAGTTATCGCTTTATCAAACCCCAGTATTAA
- a CDS encoding glycosyltransferase family 2 protein: MAIDKGVCTKESLEYVKGWETINGSSVNDHVEKNHSQAHTAALSFQLMTRAEPPELVIATIQSLLVVKKYCDEIIIIDNNNNDTSMYKPLAAFCASLDPELKVYFYHIDAVEGFKAGALNLALGLMSPDCTHIVVVDSDYQALPHARVSIADAIEQYPAHTLLQFPQFYRNAGQIDIHSELNHYFNHHLYRPFNRERALSTGTYAVIRRSDLLSLGGWSGASITEDAQMGVLMHQQGLRSRFIPQIIATGLLPNTLNDLMSQRRRWIYGNMQVINNYFAIDKSSMCRQYLEKSQTLTSVTPLNRYTINSIKVEGIGERLLYARAHLSQLSAWINFTGLFIFLQICTLLIIFSALFAPTLFNINADSTLLTPLYLVYAGYTVFLVRRLWAYLQDQVPLNKQVNGNYQPTMKMRLRAWLMHLNFWELGALSWLPVMWGREKPFICTPKQEYIRTRHSLWQANIVALPKLLLALNIITALVVAPFSPLYSPILFICALTVCLLKIGAAKVAFDNFAATEPKLNSIRIKSKPAVAHARKQTKPLAPPKIETVFEDKKLLIPKNA; this comes from the coding sequence ATGGCGATCGATAAGGGAGTTTGTACTAAAGAAAGTTTGGAATATGTAAAAGGTTGGGAGACTATAAATGGCTCCTCTGTAAATGATCATGTAGAAAAAAACCATTCACAAGCCCATACAGCGGCTTTAAGTTTTCAATTGATGACACGTGCGGAGCCTCCAGAACTGGTCATTGCCACCATACAATCCCTCCTTGTGGTAAAAAAATACTGCGATGAGATCATTATTATCGATAATAATAATAATGACACATCCATGTATAAACCATTGGCAGCGTTTTGCGCCAGCTTAGATCCTGAGCTAAAAGTATATTTTTACCACATTGATGCGGTAGAAGGGTTTAAGGCGGGCGCTCTGAATTTAGCACTAGGACTCATGAGCCCAGATTGTACGCATATTGTCGTCGTTGATAGTGATTATCAGGCATTACCACACGCTAGAGTATCAATAGCTGATGCTATCGAACAGTATCCTGCTCACACTCTACTTCAGTTTCCACAGTTTTACCGTAACGCTGGACAAATAGATATCCATAGCGAATTAAACCACTATTTCAATCATCACTTATATCGTCCTTTTAATCGCGAGCGTGCGCTATCAACAGGAACTTATGCGGTGATACGCCGCTCAGATCTTTTAAGCTTGGGTGGCTGGTCAGGTGCATCGATTACTGAAGATGCACAGATGGGCGTTCTTATGCATCAACAAGGTTTGCGAAGTCGATTCATACCACAAATTATTGCCACCGGTTTATTACCCAATACATTGAATGACTTAATGAGCCAGCGTCGACGTTGGATCTATGGCAACATGCAAGTAATAAACAACTATTTCGCGATAGATAAGTCCTCAATGTGCCGACAATATTTAGAGAAAAGTCAAACGTTGACTTCTGTTACCCCTCTTAATCGATATACTATCAATAGCATAAAAGTAGAAGGTATCGGCGAACGTCTACTCTATGCGCGTGCACACCTTTCTCAGCTCAGCGCTTGGATAAATTTCACTGGTTTGTTTATTTTTCTACAAATCTGTACGCTACTCATTATCTTCAGTGCGCTCTTTGCTCCTACGCTTTTTAATATTAACGCCGACTCAACTCTGCTCACGCCTTTATATCTGGTGTACGCAGGTTATACAGTCTTCTTAGTAAGGCGTTTATGGGCATATTTACAGGATCAGGTGCCGCTTAATAAACAAGTGAATGGAAACTATCAACCAACCATGAAAATGCGCTTGAGAGCATGGTTAATGCATCTGAATTTTTGGGAGCTTGGGGCGCTCTCGTGGTTACCCGTTATGTGGGGTCGTGAAAAGCCATTTATATGCACCCCAAAGCAAGAGTATATTCGTACTCGTCACTCGTTATGGCAGGCAAATATAGTAGCATTGCCCAAACTGCTGTTGGCGCTTAATATCATTACAGCGCTTGTAGTAGCGCCGTTTTCTCCTCTTTACTCTCCAATATTATTTATCTGTGCTTTAACGGTTTGTCTATTAAAAATCGGTGCGGCAAAAGTGGCTTTTGATAACTTTGCTGCTACAGAGCCAAAACTTAACAGCATTAGGATAAAGTCTAAACCTGCGGTCGCGCACGCTCGAAAACAAACCAAACCCCTAGCACCGCCTAAGATTGAAACGGTATTTGAAGATAAAAAATTATTAATTCCTAAGAACGCTTAA
- a CDS encoding glycosyltransferase: MSFAHSVGFVSSIEADNKRPVAITNKPLRIAIIAHCLYPIAQPYAGGLEMITQLICDELVAQGHEVLLYAHKDSRTQATLVPMLTRAEFDATVYENEHDTLGMSREEMYQYLVYQGVLRDIIERDTRGEIDIVHNHSLHHIPMMTGQAFGARFFTTFHTPIFPQLRLALLTLRHGTSTQFTAISTHQQRLFSEFVPSHVVYNGIDVESFIANTEPTDSLINEHSEVYFWYGRICPEKGTHLAMQYCMEAGKKLIIAGPKSNEDYFNKQVAPLLSQDRKNGEQKLFDYIGHVTKDEINQHLVQATAMLFTSTWDEPYGLILAESLACGTPVIGFDVGASAEIVTPSTGIIVAKEDKEAFIKGFSKIKHISRQACRKRALQFCSVSAMVEGYVALYKTAVRENQEKKGFANSRYAQLAQSLFIHNNKSNSSMGSNIKLNDTSSNRSVTMSLEE; encoded by the coding sequence ATGTCTTTCGCTCATTCTGTTGGTTTTGTAAGTTCTATTGAGGCTGATAATAAACGCCCTGTCGCAATAACCAATAAGCCATTACGCATAGCGATTATTGCCCACTGTTTATATCCTATTGCCCAGCCGTATGCAGGTGGACTTGAGATGATTACGCAACTCATCTGTGATGAACTCGTTGCTCAAGGTCATGAAGTACTGCTTTATGCCCATAAAGACAGTCGAACGCAAGCAACCTTAGTCCCAATGCTAACCCGAGCTGAGTTTGATGCGACAGTCTATGAGAACGAACATGACACGCTAGGCATGAGCCGCGAGGAAATGTACCAGTACTTGGTTTATCAAGGTGTACTGCGTGACATTATTGAACGTGATACACGAGGTGAGATTGATATCGTACACAATCACAGTCTCCATCATATTCCGATGATGACAGGTCAAGCGTTTGGTGCTCGATTTTTTACTACTTTTCATACGCCTATTTTCCCGCAGTTGCGTCTGGCACTTCTGACGTTACGTCACGGAACAAGCACCCAGTTTACCGCCATCAGCACACACCAACAGCGCCTTTTTTCTGAATTCGTTCCTTCACATGTCGTCTATAACGGCATCGATGTTGAGTCCTTTATCGCTAATACTGAGCCTACGGATAGTCTAATTAATGAGCATAGCGAGGTTTATTTTTGGTACGGACGTATTTGTCCTGAAAAAGGCACGCACTTGGCCATGCAGTACTGTATGGAAGCGGGGAAAAAACTCATTATTGCTGGTCCTAAAAGTAATGAAGATTACTTTAATAAACAAGTAGCGCCTTTATTATCTCAAGACCGCAAAAATGGCGAACAAAAACTGTTTGATTATATTGGTCATGTCACTAAGGACGAGATCAATCAACACCTCGTTCAAGCAACTGCCATGCTATTTACCAGTACGTGGGACGAGCCTTACGGATTGATACTGGCCGAAAGCTTGGCGTGTGGGACACCAGTGATTGGATTTGATGTGGGTGCAAGCGCTGAAATAGTCACGCCTAGTACAGGTATTATCGTTGCTAAGGAAGATAAGGAAGCCTTTATAAAGGGGTTTTCTAAGATTAAACACATATCACGTCAGGCTTGCCGCAAACGCGCTTTACAGTTTTGCTCAGTATCAGCGATGGTAGAAGGATATGTTGCACTATATAAAACGGCAGTAAGAGAAAATCAGGAAAAAAAGGGCTTTGCCAATTCACGATATGCGCAGCTAGCACAGAGTTTATTTATCCATAATAATAAGTCAAATTCGTCAATGGGTTCAAATATTAAATTGAATGATACTTCAAGTAATAGGTCTGTCACTATGAGTCTTGAGGAGTAA
- a CDS encoding glycosyltransferase family 2 protein: MSIKPISTVKTISDYIPVTVITTCYGRNRHLYNLLSSLMNGSVQPDEVIIVNDDADPKRLAEFPLNIIRIPTTIEASSNKTDTTKFDIGRNRNIGAAHATHDTLIFLDVDCIVAPTFIEQLSAKLQKYPDSLLMGQPRYLTRPLSVKEGLKLQSGTLTTCFLNELSVYNPYRYNFNEVDYIATSIKQTVIEQTDDYGAFWSLCFAIKRQQFEQIGGFDTQYIGYGAEDTDFSFTARKLDIDFYLTADIVYHQQHSVYRPPLNHLDSIIINANRFYEKWQHWPMEGWLKQFSNMGLIRWTAVQSTPIVVLRKPSAHEIKQAHCPNAPYV, translated from the coding sequence ATGAGCATAAAACCCATATCTACTGTTAAAACTATTTCTGACTATATACCAGTAACGGTTATCACCACCTGTTACGGGCGCAATCGCCATCTTTATAATCTACTCAGCAGCCTTATGAACGGTAGCGTCCAGCCCGATGAGGTCATCATTGTTAATGACGACGCTGACCCAAAGCGGTTGGCTGAATTTCCTTTAAACATCATAAGAATTCCCACTACCATTGAAGCATCGTCCAATAAAACAGATACAACTAAATTTGATATCGGGCGCAATCGTAATATTGGCGCAGCGCATGCCACTCATGACACACTCATATTTTTAGATGTAGATTGTATAGTAGCGCCGACGTTTATTGAGCAATTAAGCGCTAAATTGCAGAAATATCCTGACTCCTTACTCATGGGTCAACCGCGCTATCTCACGCGCCCTTTGTCAGTTAAAGAAGGCTTAAAGTTACAAAGTGGCACGCTAACCACCTGCTTTTTAAATGAACTGTCTGTCTACAACCCTTATCGTTATAATTTCAATGAGGTCGACTACATTGCCACATCAATAAAGCAGACGGTTATTGAGCAGACCGATGATTATGGTGCGTTTTGGAGTTTATGCTTTGCGATTAAACGCCAACAGTTTGAGCAGATAGGTGGGTTTGATACTCAATACATCGGTTATGGAGCCGAAGATACTGACTTTTCTTTTACTGCGCGAAAATTAGATATCGACTTTTATCTCACGGCTGACATTGTTTACCATCAGCAGCATAGCGTCTATCGGCCACCTCTTAATCATCTAGATAGCATTATCATCAATGCCAATCGCTTTTATGAGAAATGGCAGCACTGGCCAATGGAGGGATGGCTTAAGCAATTTTCAAATATGGGACTTATTCGTTGGACAGCGGTACAGTCGACGCCGATAGTTGTGTTACGAAAACCTAGCGCTCATGAGATAAAGCAAGCACACTGCCCCAATGCACCCTATGTCTAA